The proteins below are encoded in one region of Sulfolobus sp. A20:
- a CDS encoding anion transporter codes for MIVTYGLIIARGITKIPPWASMFFGGILMIVFNVITPIEALEAINMDVILFLITLFTFASALEVSGFLKFLAYKIIERYKEPNKILFYILLYSGILSNLVTNDGISASWTPVILEVSNMTGINEIPFLYALAVGVTIGSVIMPTGNPQNLLIALESGIKNPFTTFAKFLLIPTIISIFIAYLILNRLFKNFLKDNGINITIIKDSDINFDKKLGYLSLSLLGITVILFFTLSLFKIDIILGSLLTSSILILISAKRREIVRRMDWSTILFFIGLFMFTEGIVKSGVINYLYNILPSPTNIGNIMIVSIVLSQVLSNVPLVAIYIPLMVSHGANSVIDWIALAAGSTIAGNFTLLGAASNVIISEASESRGGKGFNFIEFMKYTIPILIPNAIIIYLFLIFFNRFI; via the coding sequence ATGATAGTCACATATGGGCTTATAATAGCAAGAGGAATTACGAAAATTCCGCCGTGGGCGTCCATGTTTTTTGGAGGTATATTAATGATAGTATTTAACGTTATAACTCCAATCGAAGCATTAGAAGCAATAAATATGGACGTAATATTATTTTTAATAACACTGTTTACTTTTGCATCTGCATTAGAGGTTTCTGGTTTTTTAAAATTTTTAGCATATAAAATTATTGAAAGATATAAGGAACCAAATAAAATCCTTTTCTATATTTTACTATACTCTGGCATATTGTCAAATCTGGTAACGAATGATGGAATATCGGCAAGCTGGACTCCAGTAATCTTAGAAGTAAGTAACATGACAGGAATTAATGAAATACCTTTTTTATACGCATTAGCAGTAGGAGTGACGATCGGAAGTGTCATAATGCCAACCGGGAATCCTCAAAATCTATTGATTGCATTAGAATCTGGAATTAAAAATCCCTTCACAACATTTGCCAAATTCCTACTAATCCCTACTATTATTAGCATTTTTATCGCTTATTTAATACTTAATCGTCTTTTCAAAAATTTCCTAAAAGATAATGGAATAAATATAACGATTATAAAAGATAGTGATATAAATTTTGATAAAAAGCTAGGATACCTCTCCTTATCATTACTTGGTATTACTGTTATTCTATTTTTTACACTAAGCTTATTTAAAATTGACATCATCTTAGGTTCTTTATTGACATCATCAATCTTAATTTTAATCTCAGCCAAAAGGCGAGAAATAGTAAGACGAATGGATTGGTCAACTATATTATTTTTTATAGGTTTATTTATGTTTACTGAAGGAATAGTAAAGTCTGGAGTAATAAATTACCTTTATAATATTCTTCCATCACCTACTAATATAGGGAATATAATGATAGTTAGCATAGTGTTAAGTCAAGTTTTAAGTAACGTGCCTCTTGTAGCAATATATATACCGCTAATGGTTTCACATGGTGCAAATTCGGTAATTGATTGGATAGCACTAGCTGCAGGAAGCACTATAGCTGGTAATTTTACACTTTTGGGTGCGGCTAGCAATGTAATAATTTCTGAAGCATCAGAAAGCAGAGGTGGAAAAGGTTTTAATTTTATCGAATTTATGAAATATACGATTCCAATTCTCATACCTAATGCTATAATTATTTATTTGTTTTTGATATTTTTTAATAGATTTATATAA
- a CDS encoding A24 family peptidase C-terminal domain-containing protein: MLIHTSILDLKYREVDPKIWLYYVPLCVFIVFDYHYLFLPLYLYSFAIVNVLFYLLYRFSLIGGADVFLNVILGLSNSTVFPLVRSPLSVIGLEPLLIVLYASVLILLASVFNFIKQYKFTRNLPFLKRIIFALSARRIKVRDFINSKFLFPLTTINEKGEVTIRDYFSIEEDDKYWRDKYRKLVEEGKVSEDDYIWVAWGIPVIPFVLLGYFLSITVGFPI; the protein is encoded by the coding sequence ATGCTAATTCATACATCAATTCTAGATTTAAAGTATAGGGAAGTAGATCCAAAAATATGGTTATATTATGTTCCGCTTTGTGTGTTTATCGTATTTGATTATCATTATTTATTTCTTCCATTATATCTATACTCTTTCGCTATTGTAAATGTACTTTTCTACTTACTATATAGATTTTCCTTAATAGGTGGGGCTGATGTTTTCCTTAATGTCATCCTAGGTTTATCAAATTCAACAGTTTTTCCTTTAGTAAGATCTCCTCTTTCAGTAATAGGATTAGAACCTCTGCTGATAGTGCTTTACGCTTCAGTTCTTATCCTCTTAGCTAGCGTTTTCAATTTTATTAAGCAATACAAATTTACTAGAAACTTACCGTTTTTAAAGAGGATAATCTTCGCACTATCTGCTAGAAGAATAAAGGTAAGAGATTTTATTAATTCCAAATTTTTATTTCCATTAACTACTATAAACGAAAAAGGTGAAGTTACAATAAGGGATTATTTCTCCATAGAGGAAGACGATAAGTACTGGAGAGATAAATATAGAAAATTAGTAGAAGAGGGTAAGGTTTCAGAGGACGATTATATATGGGTAGCCTGGGGAATACCCGTAATTCCATTTGTTCTTTTAGGCTATTTTCTATCAATAACTGTAGGCTTTCCTATTTAA
- a CDS encoding cobalamin biosynthesis protein CbiG produces the protein MYVSRILVEGSNKELVRQLKELFNELGYFIVEKEPDVIISVGSIYRTLNKYYTKYKDIIIINVTEDGNNVIPISRELSGGSFIGGIVADSLGANLTLTSSTSIRGLYSIQEFSWLNGFNIIKKYNKLLNYINHKLIKNGVINIYSEISSLKYVLYDGYTAVKTKEEADVIISNNNLNDSQKLILKPFKIYVGIKYIPSIPFEVLVYSVKMTLKSLYLMSNRIDYI, from the coding sequence TTGTATGTATCAAGAATATTAGTGGAGGGGTCAAACAAAGAATTAGTTAGACAACTTAAAGAACTATTTAATGAACTAGGATATTTTATTGTAGAAAAAGAGCCGGATGTAATAATTTCAGTTGGTTCCATTTATAGAACTTTAAATAAGTATTACACAAAATATAAGGACATTATTATAATAAATGTAACGGAGGATGGCAATAACGTGATCCCAATTTCAAGAGAATTAAGCGGAGGATCTTTTATAGGAGGTATAGTAGCGGATTCTTTGGGGGCAAATCTGACCTTAACGTCCTCAACTTCTATAAGAGGCTTGTATAGTATACAAGAATTTAGTTGGTTAAATGGATTTAATATTATAAAAAAATATAATAAGCTATTAAATTATATTAACCACAAACTAATAAAAAATGGTGTTATTAATATATATTCTGAAATATCAAGCTTAAAATATGTTCTTTATGACGGCTATACAGCTGTGAAAACTAAGGAAGAGGCAGATGTTATAATATCTAATAATAATTTAAATGATTCTCAGAAGTTAATTCTAAAACCATTTAAAATTTATGTAGGTATAAAGTATATTCCATCTATCCCTTTTGAGGTGCTAGTGTACTCTGTTAAGATGACTCTTAAGTCATTATATTTGATGAGTAATAGAATAGACTATATATAG
- a CDS encoding ABC transporter substrate-binding protein yields the protein MQMKVYNPLLDDYIIIPKPINRIVSIDPASTETIFLLGYGDKIVATDAFSYRPAEAKKKIKIGSYTHVNLELLESLKPDIIFSTNGAQKILTKKLLDLGYNVYPIPLPTSVSSILSNVLQIGNVLGEYEGSRKLYISLLNTMLSNIVYSSLKKPKIYVEFDLGGPITIGFPTHISDAISLLGGKNIFDDNSEAYFTPKEEEILERDPDIIIYEPKKLSEYEKARFYDSIRSRGLSSLLKKPIYFTVGDYLAHMGPSFVTDSIKWLKSVILSTT from the coding sequence ATGCAAATGAAGGTATATAATCCTCTTCTAGACGACTATATTATTATCCCTAAGCCTATAAACAGAATTGTTAGTATTGATCCTGCGTCGACTGAGACGATATTTTTGCTCGGGTATGGAGATAAAATAGTAGCTACTGATGCTTTTAGCTATAGGCCAGCTGAAGCAAAAAAGAAAATAAAGATAGGAAGTTATACTCATGTCAATCTAGAACTTTTAGAATCTCTTAAGCCTGATATAATTTTCTCCACAAATGGTGCTCAAAAGATATTAACTAAGAAGTTACTAGATTTAGGATATAACGTATATCCTATACCCTTACCTACTAGTGTATCAAGTATCTTATCTAATGTTCTTCAAATAGGCAACGTATTAGGGGAGTACGAAGGATCGAGGAAACTGTATATAAGTTTACTTAACACTATGCTTTCAAACATTGTCTATAGCTCTCTTAAGAAACCTAAAATCTACGTAGAATTTGATTTAGGCGGACCTATTACTATTGGGTTCCCTACACATATAAGTGACGCTATTAGTTTATTGGGCGGTAAGAATATATTTGATGATAATTCAGAGGCTTATTTCACACCCAAGGAAGAGGAAATATTGGAAAGAGATCCCGACATAATAATATATGAACCTAAAAAGTTATCTGAGTACGAGAAGGCAAGGTTTTACGATAGTATAAGAAGTAGGGGATTATCTAGCCTATTAAAAAAGCCTATATATTTTACTGTTGGCGATTATTTGGCTCATATGGGACCTAGTTTTGTGACAGATTCCATAAAGTGGCTTAAGTCAGTTATACTATCAACAACCTAA
- the cimA gene encoding citramalate synthase, translated as MKYDLSLFPLKLLILTTFFHLCPVFKKSVEVLDTTLRDGSQGANISFTLNDKIKIALVLDELGVDYIEGGWPGSNPKDEEFFKEIKKYSLTKSKIAAFGSTRRKDIKVNEDVSLNSIIKADVDVAVLFGKSWSLHVTEILKATKDENLEIVYDSISYLKSHGLKVIFDAEHFYQGFLEDSEYAVKVIKTAEEAGADVIALADTNGGTPPYAIYEVTKKVKELIKTKLGIHAHNDIGCAVANSIMAVKAGARHVQGTINGIGERTGNADLVQIIPTLLLKMNLNVLKGYESLKKLRYASRIIYEILGLTPNPYQPYVGDNAFAHKAGVHVDAVMKVPRAYEHVDPSLLGNERKFVVSELSGTANLLYYLQKLGIEIDKRDERLKKALNTIKQLEAKGYSFDVGPASATLIALKELGMYEKFIQLDYWKVINESNGLSIGIVKVNSQLEVAEGVGPVNAIDKALRMALQKVYPEISEVKLIDYRVILPGEVKNTESVVRVTIEFSDGKNNWRTEGVSKSVVEASIMALIDGLDYYLQLKKKLKISNSMFNM; from the coding sequence ATGAAATATGATTTATCTTTATTTCCATTAAAACTTTTAATCCTTACCACTTTTTTTCACCTATGTCCGGTGTTCAAGAAATCTGTTGAGGTACTAGATACTACATTAAGAGATGGTTCGCAGGGAGCAAATATATCCTTTACTCTTAATGATAAAATCAAGATAGCATTAGTCTTGGATGAGTTGGGTGTAGACTATATAGAAGGGGGATGGCCAGGATCTAACCCTAAAGATGAGGAATTCTTTAAAGAGATTAAAAAATATTCCTTAACTAAATCCAAGATAGCAGCTTTCGGTAGTACAAGAAGAAAGGATATTAAGGTAAATGAAGATGTGAGCCTTAATAGTATCATAAAAGCTGATGTTGACGTGGCAGTATTGTTTGGAAAGTCGTGGTCTCTACATGTTACTGAAATTCTTAAGGCTACAAAAGACGAAAACTTGGAAATAGTTTATGATAGTATAAGTTATCTTAAGTCTCATGGACTTAAAGTAATATTTGATGCTGAACACTTTTATCAAGGCTTTCTAGAAGATTCGGAGTATGCAGTAAAAGTAATCAAGACCGCGGAAGAAGCTGGCGCTGATGTTATAGCTTTAGCTGATACGAATGGTGGTACTCCTCCATATGCGATATATGAGGTAACTAAAAAAGTCAAGGAACTAATCAAAACTAAGCTAGGAATACATGCACATAATGACATAGGATGTGCTGTGGCAAACTCTATAATGGCTGTAAAAGCAGGGGCGAGACATGTTCAAGGTACTATTAATGGTATCGGTGAAAGAACCGGTAACGCTGATCTAGTACAGATAATTCCTACGTTATTGCTTAAAATGAATTTAAATGTGCTGAAAGGATATGAAAGTTTAAAGAAATTAAGATACGCCTCTAGAATTATTTACGAAATATTAGGCCTAACCCCTAACCCATATCAGCCCTATGTTGGAGATAATGCATTCGCCCATAAGGCAGGCGTTCATGTGGATGCTGTAATGAAAGTTCCGAGAGCATATGAACACGTAGACCCATCATTATTAGGTAACGAGAGAAAGTTTGTAGTATCAGAACTATCAGGTACTGCTAATCTATTATATTATTTACAAAAGTTAGGTATCGAGATAGATAAGAGAGATGAAAGGTTAAAGAAGGCACTAAATACCATAAAACAGTTAGAGGCTAAAGGTTATAGTTTCGATGTAGGGCCAGCATCAGCTACTCTCATCGCACTAAAAGAACTAGGAATGTATGAGAAATTTATTCAGTTAGATTATTGGAAGGTAATAAATGAGAGTAATGGTCTCTCAATAGGTATAGTTAAGGTTAACTCTCAATTAGAAGTTGCTGAAGGTGTAGGTCCAGTTAATGCAATAGATAAAGCACTAAGGATGGCTCTACAGAAAGTTTATCCGGAAATAAGTGAAGTAAAGTTAATCGACTATAGGGTTATATTACCGGGGGAGGTAAAGAATACTGAGAGTGTAGTTAGAGTTACTATTGAATTTTCTGATGGTAAAAACAATTGGAGAACTGAAGGCGTATCTAAGAGTGTTGTTGAAGCATCGATTATGGCTTTGATAGATGGACTAGATTACTACTTACAACTGAAGAAGAAATTAAAAATATCAAATAGTATGTTTAATATGTGA
- a CDS encoding 4-hydroxybenzoate octaprenyltransferase, with translation MSWDPGGLNKNSKSRFYVFMRFLRIEQVLFSLPMAYLGAFVAIKKVPSISLLVLMFLALFFLRTAGMTNDNLADLDIDSKNPRTKNRPLVTGAIKVWEAKLLIILSIIFFFLVTYFINIWALIFSPFVALIVLSYPYMKRYTAFANYHLASIQGLAVFSGAVAVLGIYYHNIVSIVLRIPWFFVVATILWAVGFDLYNHIPDANFDKQMGLHSFAVLLGNRALLFIGLNQLFSVILDFLGDIYYGLGIMAIIATLIHGLIMAYAYYLAARKGDFGKAFIYNIYSSVVLGLGVDLDVILGIPF, from the coding sequence GTGAGCTGGGATCCTGGCGGTTTAAATAAAAACTCAAAGAGCAGATTTTATGTATTTATGAGATTTTTAAGAATTGAACAAGTTTTATTTAGCTTGCCCATGGCATACTTAGGAGCTTTCGTAGCTATTAAGAAAGTCCCGTCAATATCTCTTTTGGTGCTCATGTTCTTGGCATTATTCTTCCTAAGAACTGCAGGTATGACCAACGACAATTTAGCAGATTTGGATATAGATTCAAAAAATCCAAGGACTAAGAATAGGCCTTTGGTCACTGGTGCAATAAAAGTTTGGGAAGCTAAATTGTTAATAATTTTATCAATAATATTTTTCTTTTTAGTAACATATTTCATAAATATATGGGCATTGATATTTTCTCCATTTGTAGCATTAATAGTACTCTCATATCCTTATATGAAGAGATATACAGCATTCGCTAACTATCATTTAGCGTCTATTCAAGGTTTAGCAGTTTTTAGTGGGGCTGTTGCGGTATTGGGTATTTACTATCATAACATTGTCTCTATAGTTTTAAGAATACCTTGGTTTTTCGTAGTCGCAACAATATTATGGGCAGTTGGTTTCGATTTATATAATCATATACCAGATGCAAACTTTGATAAACAGATGGGTTTACATAGTTTTGCCGTATTATTAGGTAATAGAGCATTGTTATTTATAGGGCTAAATCAATTATTTTCAGTAATTTTAGATTTTCTAGGTGATATATATTATGGATTAGGAATAATGGCTATTATAGCAACCTTAATTCATGGCTTGATAATGGCTTATGCATATTATTTAGCTGCTAGGAAAGGAGATTTTGGAAAAGCTTTCATATATAACATATATTCCTCAGTAGTGCTAGGGCTAGGCGTCGATTTAGATGTAATTTTAGGGATTCCGTTTTAG
- a CDS encoding FAD-dependent oxidoreductase yields MERVIIVGSGYAGLNAFYETKGNMDKLLISDSDHFIYYTLFLKNMLFNKNINYKTRVKINLLDRVKEIDTERIAVKTNNNEEYQGDYLVLALGCNRSEQISFIQKITHEQRIILGVEDPFDEYLAIQLAFYLKKLDKEIYYSGSYLSWLGDNVSSNLENLMEKYGIKSKEKAEHILPTCKPNQVLGEFLQVKSNLEYKSRVFAIGDMIKGYPKLGELAMRQGIYVGKYLSGKIRNSFNPIFINIIDTGMGEAIHIRSNKPWNGSLVSVKLSRLRAFMKGFLEKYYILRKGKMGFLYYI; encoded by the coding sequence ATGGAAAGAGTAATAATTGTTGGCTCCGGTTATGCTGGACTAAACGCGTTTTATGAAACTAAAGGAAATATGGACAAATTACTAATATCTGATAGTGACCATTTCATTTATTATACTTTATTTTTAAAGAATATGTTGTTCAATAAGAATATTAATTATAAGACGAGAGTGAAGATTAATCTTCTTGATAGAGTGAAGGAAATAGATACAGAAAGAATAGCAGTTAAAACTAATAATAATGAAGAGTATCAAGGCGATTATCTCGTATTAGCATTAGGATGTAATAGAAGTGAGCAGATAAGTTTTATCCAAAAGATTACTCATGAACAAAGGATAATACTTGGAGTTGAAGATCCTTTTGATGAATATCTTGCTATTCAATTAGCGTTTTACTTGAAAAAACTAGATAAAGAAATATATTACTCTGGTTCCTATCTCAGTTGGTTAGGTGACAATGTTTCAAGTAACTTAGAGAATTTAATGGAAAAGTACGGGATTAAGAGTAAGGAAAAGGCTGAACATATATTACCGACGTGTAAACCGAATCAAGTATTAGGCGAGTTTTTACAAGTTAAAAGTAATTTAGAATACAAAAGCCGCGTATTTGCAATAGGAGACATGATAAAAGGCTATCCCAAACTTGGAGAATTAGCAATGAGACAAGGTATCTACGTTGGAAAATACTTGTCTGGCAAAATTAGGAATTCTTTCAATCCAATATTTATAAATATTATAGATACTGGAATGGGTGAAGCAATTCATATAAGGTCAAATAAGCCGTGGAACGGAAGCCTGGTAAGTGTAAAACTTTCTAGATTGAGAGCATTTATGAAAGGATTCCTTGAAAAATATTATATTTTAAGAAAAGGTAAGATGGGATTCTTGTATTACATTTAG
- the upsX gene encoding protein UpsX gives MKLPKFTLIQKIDLPGDVNCNFDYDSKGNPELLCDAIKQPTINIENNQINQSDDEWIIKRGNKAISLYKGNENVVIDESSNNVIDYVFFDNKIYPIYFKNGKYIFNGNEYEKYIFYNARKIFLNKDKVEIYYKGNRIEIENGRKLYLSKNYISIVRDNLTVIIDKFSNINKLNITGKYLGYNEIYGDIFWEEKGIIKSARKGTLGICVDEVHLIGEFQGGLLIICGDKLKYYYNYGWRELNYYVESEFFIALSKSYIGLLDSNGKLAIYDNSFSKLIEFSNVSSFTVDNKKIYMMSKNGVIASSLLLENYKPFRVINSHNSFQSPVTINIDNGYWQDIHIENGQIINIKDEEGSSKLIYIEPYEFRKGNLNLHLGNLFFSTSLILNYSSDEPHIEFVDGKIFLATKGGKLIKYPDKNAILVGVIRFAIPTKVEANISINVADVVYNIKLEDEKVGEKKVEIPLNLYQSMDKLPIKINVYVWRKLIDSFEFLLPIVVISDNDHNKLVEEVRIIDNSLYKRVLLKRNQFFEWEEIYVHPADYKGVIVEKEGNVIDLDGSKIAVEKGYKIHKVQKNNYSREYLIFGIENPIEEITLNYNKHSLLIHAQIKKGVPFEIIYGVHSYRGVSEGVSKISFPIEPTYNCIKIRAYYWGFTWEKEYYFNSLHTSLILGYRISNHLKEILRTFGIQ, from the coding sequence ATGAAATTACCTAAATTTACCTTAATTCAAAAAATAGATTTACCCGGAGATGTTAACTGTAACTTCGATTATGATTCGAAGGGAAATCCAGAACTGCTATGTGATGCCATTAAACAGCCGACAATTAATATTGAAAATAATCAAATAAATCAGTCCGATGATGAATGGATAATAAAAAGAGGTAACAAAGCAATTTCATTATACAAGGGAAATGAGAATGTAGTCATAGATGAGAGTTCCAATAATGTAATAGATTATGTTTTCTTTGATAATAAGATCTATCCAATCTATTTCAAAAATGGGAAATATATATTTAATGGCAATGAATATGAAAAATATATTTTTTATAATGCTAGAAAGATATTTCTAAATAAAGATAAAGTGGAAATATATTACAAGGGTAATAGAATTGAAATAGAAAATGGGAGAAAACTCTATTTATCAAAAAACTATATTTCTATAGTAAGAGATAATTTAACTGTCATAATAGATAAATTTAGTAATATAAATAAATTAAATATCACAGGGAAGTATCTGGGATATAATGAAATTTATGGGGATATTTTTTGGGAAGAAAAAGGGATCATAAAATCAGCTAGGAAGGGTACCTTAGGTATTTGTGTTGATGAGGTCCATCTAATTGGGGAATTTCAAGGTGGCTTGTTAATTATTTGTGGAGATAAACTGAAGTATTATTATAATTATGGTTGGAGAGAACTAAATTATTATGTGGAATCAGAGTTTTTTATCGCGTTAAGCAAAAGCTACATAGGTCTATTGGATAGCAACGGTAAATTAGCTATATATGATAATAGTTTTAGTAAGTTAATTGAATTCTCCAATGTAAGCAGTTTTACTGTTGATAATAAAAAAATTTATATGATGTCAAAGAATGGAGTAATTGCATCAAGCCTATTATTAGAAAATTATAAACCATTTAGGGTCATAAACTCACATAACTCCTTCCAATCCCCGGTAACTATCAATATAGATAATGGATATTGGCAGGATATCCATATTGAAAACGGTCAGATAATTAACATCAAAGATGAAGAGGGCAGTTCAAAACTAATTTATATTGAGCCATATGAATTTAGGAAAGGAAATCTAAATCTACATCTAGGAAATTTGTTCTTTTCTACTTCCCTCATACTTAACTATTCTTCTGATGAACCACATATAGAGTTTGTAGATGGGAAAATTTTTTTGGCTACCAAAGGTGGCAAATTAATTAAGTATCCAGATAAAAATGCAATATTAGTCGGTGTTATAAGGTTTGCAATTCCAACTAAGGTTGAAGCTAATATCTCCATAAACGTAGCAGACGTAGTATATAATATTAAGTTAGAGGATGAAAAGGTAGGAGAGAAAAAGGTTGAAATCCCATTGAATTTATATCAAAGTATGGATAAATTACCGATAAAGATAAATGTCTATGTTTGGCGCAAATTAATCGACTCTTTTGAATTTTTGTTACCAATAGTAGTCATAAGCGATAATGACCATAATAAACTTGTAGAAGAAGTAAGAATTATTGATAATAGCCTATATAAGCGAGTATTGTTGAAACGAAATCAGTTTTTCGAATGGGAAGAGATATACGTGCATCCAGCTGATTATAAAGGTGTAATAGTGGAAAAAGAGGGGAATGTTATTGATCTCGATGGTAGCAAAATAGCAGTTGAAAAGGGTTATAAAATACATAAGGTTCAAAAAAATAATTATAGCAGAGAGTATTTAATATTCGGTATAGAGAATCCTATTGAGGAAATAACATTGAATTATAATAAACATTCACTACTAATTCATGCTCAAATTAAAAAGGGCGTCCCGTTTGAAATAATATATGGAGTACATTCTTATAGGGGAGTATCTGAAGGGGTTAGTAAGATATCGTTTCCAATAGAACCTACCTATAATTGTATAAAGATTAGAGCCTACTATTGGGGTTTTACATGGGAAAAAGAATACTATTTCAACTCCTTACATACTTCTTTAATCTTAGGTTATAGAATCTCTAATCACTTAAAGGAAATTTTGCGTACTTTCGGCATTCAGTGA
- a CDS encoding type II/IV secretion system ATPase subunit yields MKILQEYSVLNAKVIIYEENGIGYYKVIEPSLNENEIRLLQEVIDYIYSFPTVSSAEDILLKFFKEKGVDDQNVIERIMYFIRKKITYEDLLVPMSDPYVEEIECKGFSYPITIVHREVTRFPRLYTNIVFKTEDEVIRIIEKLASKADRSVNIARPYLEFSLPEGHRVAVTVSREISLPGSTIDIRKFPLKPISPISLVKNNSMSPLLLSYIWFLLDYKPFILITGSTGSGKTTLLNAILSMVNPFYKIITIEDTPEINLFHDNWIRLFARQSLFSQFEVSLMDLAKLSLRYRPDYLVIGEVRGKEIEALVHASASGHGSLATFHAGSPQETLTRLTSLLNKDITKLFIQNLWNIIVLGSIRDENNNIRRIVKAVYELEYNNNKLKFLKIFKWSYINNSFIPMNAEELFKRSYKLKYISKVYEIHSKEIINEISRRAQFINNLVNEEVFDLEELNSYLRKFYIGDENEIENK; encoded by the coding sequence ATGAAAATTCTTCAAGAGTACTCAGTCCTAAACGCGAAGGTAATTATATATGAGGAGAACGGTATTGGGTATTATAAAGTAATTGAGCCAAGTCTAAATGAAAATGAGATTAGATTATTACAAGAGGTAATAGATTACATTTATTCATTTCCAACAGTCTCTAGCGCAGAAGATATATTACTAAAATTCTTCAAAGAAAAGGGGGTAGATGATCAAAACGTAATAGAAAGGATAATGTACTTTATAAGAAAAAAGATAACTTATGAGGATCTCCTGGTTCCCATGTCAGACCCTTACGTCGAGGAAATTGAGTGTAAGGGTTTCTCATATCCTATAACTATAGTTCATAGAGAGGTAACACGGTTCCCAAGGCTTTATACAAACATTGTTTTTAAAACTGAAGACGAAGTCATTAGGATAATAGAGAAGTTAGCAAGTAAAGCAGATCGTTCAGTCAATATTGCTAGGCCATATTTAGAATTCTCTTTACCAGAAGGACATAGGGTTGCTGTGACCGTTTCTAGGGAAATATCCTTGCCAGGCTCAACGATAGACATAAGAAAATTCCCGTTGAAGCCTATAAGTCCTATTTCACTAGTTAAAAATAATTCTATGAGTCCACTTCTATTATCATATATATGGTTTTTACTGGACTATAAGCCTTTTATTCTAATAACAGGATCTACCGGATCTGGAAAAACTACGCTATTAAACGCAATATTAAGTATGGTTAACCCTTTTTATAAGATAATTACTATTGAAGATACACCAGAAATCAATCTGTTTCATGATAACTGGATAAGACTTTTTGCTAGACAGTCACTATTTTCACAATTTGAAGTATCATTAATGGATTTGGCTAAGCTTTCACTAAGATATAGACCGGATTATCTAGTTATAGGTGAAGTAAGAGGTAAAGAAATTGAAGCTCTAGTCCATGCTTCAGCTTCCGGCCATGGCTCACTAGCTACTTTCCATGCAGGAAGTCCTCAAGAAACCTTAACTAGGCTGACTAGCCTTCTTAATAAGGACATAACTAAACTTTTTATTCAGAATTTGTGGAATATAATAGTTCTTGGTTCAATAAGAGATGAAAATAATAACATAAGGAGGATAGTTAAGGCAGTTTATGAGTTAGAATATAATAATAACAAATTGAAATTCTTGAAAATTTTTAAGTGGTCTTATATAAATAATTCATTTATTCCTATGAATGCAGAAGAGCTGTTTAAAAGATCATACAAGTTAAAGTATATTTCTAAAGTTTATGAGATACACTCGAAAGAGATAATTAATGAGATAAGCCGTAGAGCTCAATTCATTAATAATTTAGTAAATGAAGAGGTTTTTGATTTAGAAGAATTAAATTCTTATTTGAGAAAATTCTATATAGGTGACGAGAATGAAATTGAAAATAAATAA